The Candidatus Paracaedimonas acanthamoebae genomic interval CCATCTTCTCCTAAAGATCTCAGATCGAGTGCAGCTTTACCGATGTTTCCACCGACTTCAACTTGATGATGAGAAGCCTTAAGGAGATGAGAAATAAGCCATGTTGTGGTCGATTTACCATTTGTCCCAGTAATACCAATAAAATTGGCCTCTTTTTGTGTCTTTGCAAGTAATTCAATATCACAAATAATGGGAACACCAGCTTGATTTGCCTTCACTGCATCGGGGTGGGTAGCCGCAATGCCTGGACTCAAAACCAGCGCTGATATTTGATCCCATTCAACCGCTTTTAAATCAAAAATAGGCACTCCATGAACTTCGGCTTGCAAACGTGAATCAGGATTATCATCCCAAGCAAAGACTTGCGCCCCTCCTAACTTAAGAGCTAAAGCAGCAGAATTCCCGGTCCGCCCCAGACCAAGAATAGCAATTTTCTGATTTTCAAATCCTGCGACTTTTATCATCTTATCTCAGCTTTAAGGTAGAAAGGCCGATGAGAGCCAAAATAGTTGCAATAATCCAAAAACGAATCACAATTGTCTGTTCAGTCCATCCTTTTTTTTCAAAATGATGATGAATGGGCGCCATAAGAAAAATACGTTTCTTTGTCATCTTATAATAGCCTACCTGCAAAATGACTGAGACCGCTTCTAAGACAAAAAGGCCACCAATAATAAAAAGAACAAGTTCATGTTTTGTAATGATACTGATTGTTCCAAGAGCCCCCCCGAGGGCGAGTGATCCCGTATCCCCCATAAAAACTTGAGCAGGAGGTGCATTAAACCATAAAAAACCTAAACTTGCACCGACAATTGCCCCACATATCACAGCAAGTTCACCCGCACCAGAAACATAAGAAATTTGAAGATAATTGGCGAATACATGATTCCCAACCAAATACGCGATCAATGTAAAACATAACGCGGCAATCATCACAGAACCAATGGCTAATCCATCAAGCCCATCTGTTAGATTAACTGCATTAGAAGACCCAATCATCACACACAAAGCAAAAGGAATAAAAAACCAACCAAGATCTAAGCCCACATTTTTCAAAAATGGGAT includes:
- a CDS encoding phospho-N-acetylmuramoyl-pentapeptide-transferase, translated to MFYHLLYPYASTFQPFNIFRYITFRTGGAILTALLISFILGPRFIRWLKSKQGEGQPIREDGPASHLMTKKGTPTMGGGLILFAIGLSVLLWANLTDVYIWAVLFVTLGFGFLGSIDDYLKLTKRNSKGLSGKKKLVWQGLISSVALIFILQGSPNGLTTIVSIPFLKNVGLDLGWFFIPFALCVMIGSSNAVNLTDGLDGLAIGSVMIAALCFTLIAYLVGNHVFANYLQISYVSGAGELAVICGAIVGASLGFLWFNAPPAQVFMGDTGSLALGGALGTISIITKHELVLFIIGGLFVLEAVSVILQVGYYKMTKKRIFLMAPIHHHFEKKGWTEQTIVIRFWIIATILALIGLSTLKLR